In Erigeron canadensis isolate Cc75 chromosome 6, C_canadensis_v1, whole genome shotgun sequence, the following are encoded in one genomic region:
- the LOC122604520 gene encoding nuclear transcription factor Y subunit B-11-like has protein sequence MTGKRAQPSPAGSPSSGNISDSSSKDQDRLLPIANVGRIMKKSLPANAKISKEAKETVQECVSEFISFITGEASDKCQREKRKTINGEDLLWAMTTLGFQKYVGSLKSYLNKYAKTHDSTNDTDSTEIGCEVSDMTPAQPISQDYNDMYNGRVMGYGDELINTVNLHGMKKVVTTQAQGFEW, from the coding sequence ATGACTGGAAAAAGAGCCCAACCCAGCCCAGCAGGCAGCCCCTCATCCGGCAATATCTCCGATAGCTCGTCGAAAGACCAAGACCGGCTTCTCCCTATTGCCAATGTGGGCCGAATAATGAAAAAATCTCTCCCAGCAAATGCCAAGATATCTAAAGAAGCAAAAGAAACGGTCCAAGAATGTGTGTCTGAGTTCATTAGCTTCATTACAGGTGAAGCCTCAGATAAATGCCAAAGAGAGAAACGAAAAACGATTAATGGGGAAGATCTGTTATGGGCCATGACAACTTTAGGATTTCAAAAATACGTTGGTAGTTTGAAAAGTTATCTTAACAAATATGCCAAGACACATGACTCAACTAATGATACTGATAGCACTGAGATCGGTTGTGAGGTGTCTGACATGACACCAGCACAACCGATCTCCCAAGACTACAACGATATGTATAATGGTCGTGTCATGGGATATGGTGACGAGCTGATCAACACGGTTAACTTGCACGGTATGAAGAAAGTTGTAACAACCCAAGCTCAAGGGTTTGAGTGGTAG
- the LOC122603478 gene encoding protein CPR-5, whose amino-acid sequence MEPPPPIPSAVTSTADPNSGDSNPPTKPKNPTTIINKKNKKKILKPPKNDIVSDHPQQQSSSSSSCSVSKGFRISRKNPKRVFTQRSNGGEADALALPLGMSIAAFVAKVLEKKDLTGEKMSVNHLSEICTLAVKESLSNVFGDKFDCFISNFERSFQSTLMTLRVISESSGNRERPYPHGEESSSNFHFDIKENASTSREQTTIGDFNEHYVHRDPPIYNQLVLHDSKNVQQLTMHSGLNRSMSTIESLQARSNELKELELSLTMKKMKLKEAQIAVDCDSNILERFKLSMGISKANFKSKKFKTELQDSRHAELLKSCVDYLVSGMLIMVTCLLYGTYTYSHQRLVKATESCKPVEESGSWWIPKPMTSFSTGFQTLRCQVQVVSRMLFGILMIIAVTYLFILRRGSTTHTMPVTFILLLLGCGCGFAGKFCIDTLGGSGYLWLFYWWLICSVHFVANMWTSMLFIILHGPLTVTNQSTNPKLFSYRTRQFMFCITMTGFLPLLCGLMPFAGLGDWLEHFTLLMLVRDSE is encoded by the exons ATGGAACCACCACCGCCAATTCCCTCCGCCGTCACCTCCACCGCCGATCCAAACTCCGGTGACTCCAATCCACCCACTAAACCAAAAAACCCAACAACAATTATCaacaaaaagaacaaaaagaagATACTAAAACCCCCAAAAAACGACATCGTTTCTGATCACCCACAACAacaatcttcatcatcatcttcttgttCTGTATCTAAAGGTTTtcgcatttcaagaaaaaaccctaaaaggGTTTTCACTCAAAGATCTAATGGCGGTGAAGCAGACGCGCTTGCTCTTCCACTTGGGATGTCAATTGCTGCTTTCGTTGCTAAG GTGCTCGAAAAGAAAGACCTAACTGGAGAAAAAATGTCTGTAAATCATCTTTCTGAG ATATGCACTTTGGCGGTTAAAGAGTCTTTGTCCAAT gTTTTCGGTGACAAGTTTGACTGCTTTATTAGTAACTTTGAGAGATCGTTCCAGAGCACATTGATGACACTTAGAGTAATCAGTGAATCATCTGGAAACAGAGAAAGGCCATATCCGCACGGGGAAGAGAGTTCAAgtaattttcattttgatataaaagagAATGCATCCACAAGTCGAGAACAGACAACCATTGGCGATTTTAATGAACATTATGTGCATAGAGATCCTCCTATTTACAATCAGCTTGTTCTTCATGACTCAAAAAATGTTCAACAATTGACTATGCATTCTGGACTAAACCGGTCCATGAGCACCATTGAAAGCTTACAGGCTCGTTCGAATGAACTCAAGGAGTTGGAGTTAAGTCTtactatgaagaagatgaaacttAAGGAAGCACAGATCGCGGTCGATTGCGATTCTAATATTCTAGAGAGGTTTAAGTTATCGATGGGCATCTCAAAAGCCAACTTTAAAtccaaaaagttcaaaacagaaTTACAAGACTCCAGGCATGCTGAACTGCTTAAAAGTTGTGTCGACTATCTTGTTTCTGGGATGCTTATAATGGTGACATGTCTTCTTTATGGAACTTATACTTATTCCCATCAAAGACTCGTTAAAGCTACCGAATCATGTAAACCTGTCGAG GAATCAGGTTCGTGGTGGATCCCAAAACCAATGACATCTTTTAGTACAGGGTTTCAAACCTTAAGGTGTCAAGTTCAGGTGGTGAGCCGAATGCTATTTGGCATATTAATGATCATTGCAGTCACATATCTATTCATTTTGCGACGAGGTTCTACAACTCATACGATGCCAGTCACATTCATACTTTTGCTACTGGGTTGCGGCTGCGGTTTTGCTGGAAAGTTTTGCATCGACACTTTGGGAGGCAGTGGGTACCTTTGGCTCTTTTACTGGTGGCTTATTTGCTCGGTCCATTTTGTGGCGAACATGTGGACTTCaatgttatttattattcttcATGGGCCTCTTACCGTGACTAACCAGTCCACGAATCCTAAGTTATTCTCGTACAGGACAAGGCAGTTTATGTTCTGTATCACCATGACAGGGTTCCTGCCGTTGCTCTGTGGGTTGATGCCATTTGCTGGCCTGGGTGACTGGCTCGAACATTTTACTTTACTGATGCTGGTTCGTGATTCAGAATGA
- the LOC122605262 gene encoding probable inactive receptor kinase At5g10020, with protein MPNFNFNKFSISSSFLTMQFPQHHQLLLFLFLLVTAAAGEITPADEVRSLLEFKKGISEDPLNKIKESWTSDPEKASICSVFYGISCNENGFVSAVNLDHLDLSGDLKFVTLYNLKFLKNLSLSGNRFTGRIVPVIGSMYSLQYLDLSANHFYGPIPEKINDLYGLSYLNLSSNNFSGGFPNGIQNLQQLAVLDLHSNSLRGDLGVLFSQLRNVQYVDLSGNAFYGSLSSANNVVPSVVNTVQYVNLSRNRLGGGFFSEEILVLFRNLHVLDLSDNELNGKLPSFGLIPNLEVLRLSNTQLFGPIPEELLENFIPLKELDLSRNGFSGSIPRINSTSLTTLNLSSNELSGSLPLALGNCQIVDLSNNILSDNISVIEKWESPLQVLDLSSNKLTGNLPNLTSHFKGLTVLKAGNNSIKGTLPPILMSSPSLALLDLSMNELDGSIPPGLFTSMALTNLNLSKNKLTGPIPFQGSQEKSLIELSPYPPMEFLDLSYNTLAGVLSSNIGNFRRLKLLNLGNDGLSGELPNELSKLSQLEVLDLSNNHFNGKIPENLSPVLKFLNMSGNSLSGKIPKNLKNFSDASFFPGNPSLSSPGRHPSADGSLPPQSVIDGKKHKSKSSIKIAIIVASVVAALMIAFVLLAYYRAQIGDFRVKTAFGGQQSLTTRDIKHGISNRPTTSLSFSNAHLLTSNSRSLSGPSELGGEAVEPPAMPPAYAASSISAIPNLIDTDPAPSGRKSSPGSPIASSPRFVDTIEQAVTLDVYSPDRFAGQLFFFDPRPQLSFTAEDLSRAPAEILGRSSHGTLYKATLGGGHMLTVKWLRVGLTKDKKEFAKEIKKIGTMIHPNVVRLVAYYWGPREQERLTLANYIEGDSLALHLYETTPRRYSLLSFNQRLKVAVDVARGLSYLHGRGMPHGNLKPTNIILEGPQYDAQLTDYGLHRLMTPAGIAEQILNLGALGYRAPELASVPKPVPSFKADVYAFGVILMELLTRRSAGDIISGQSGAVDLTDWVRLCDQEGRGMDCIDRDIAGGEQHSKAMDDLLEVSLRCILPLTERPTIRQILEDLCAISV; from the exons ATGCCTAATTTCAACTTCAATAAATTCTCCATTTCTTCTTCATTCCTAACAATGCAATTTCCACAACACCACCAGCTTCTTCTGTTCTTGTTCTTACTGGTCACCGCCGCCGCCGGAGAAATAACTCCGGCAGACGAAGTCCGGTCACTACTTGAGTTCAAAAAAGGGATCAGTGAAGACCCATTAAACAAAATCAAGGAATCTTGGACTTCAGATCCAGAAAAAGCTTCAATCTGCTCAGTATTTTATGGCATTTCTTGTAATGAAAATGGGTTTGTTTCCGCCGTCAATCTTGACCATCTTGACTTATCTGGTGACTTAAAGTTtgttactttatataatttgaagTTTCTTAAGAATTTAAGTCTTTCTGGTAATCGATTTACGGGTCGAATTGTTCCGGTTATCGGGTCAATGTATTCACTTCAGTATTTAGATCTGTCTGCTAATCACTTTTATGGCCCAATCCCAGAAAAAATTAATGATCTTTATGGCTTAAGTTATCTTAATTTGTCTAGTAATAATTTTAGTGGTGGATTTCCTAATGGAATACAGAATTTGCAACAGTTGGCGGTGCTCGATTTGCATTCGAATTCGTTACGGGGCGATTTAGGTGTTTTGTTTAGTCAGCTTAGGAATGTGCAGTATGTTGACTTAAGTGGTAATGCTTTTTATGGGTCATTATCATCAGCTAATAATGTTGTGCCTAGTGTTGTTAATACTGTGCAGTATGTGAATTTAAGTCGGAATCGATTAGGTGGCGGTTTTTTTAGTGAGGAAATTCTTGTGTTGTTTAGGAATTTGCATGTTTTGGATTTGAGTGATAATGAGTTGAATGGAAAGTTGCCTTCTTTTGGGTTGATACCGAATCTTGAGGTTTTGAGGTTAAGTAATACTCAGTTGTTTGGACCGATACCCGAAGAGCTTTTGGAGAATTTTATTCCTTTGAAAGAGCTGGATCTTAGTCGAAACGGGTTTTCAG GTTCAATTCCAAGAATTAACTCTACTAGTTTGACTACTTTGAATCTGTCATCAAATGAGCTATCAGGATCATTGCCACTTGCATTAGGAAATTGTCAGATTGTTGATTTGAGCAACAATATACTCTCTGATAACATATCTGTTATAGAGAAATGGGAATCACCTCTGCAAGTTCTAGATTTGAGCTCAAATAAGTTAACTGGAAATTTGCCGAACTTGACGTCACACTTCAAGGGACTGACTGTACTTAAGGCAGGAAATAACTCTATAAAAGGCACGCTTCCTCCTATATTGATGTCATCCCCAAGTTTGGCGCTGCTTGACTTGAGCATGAATGAACTTGATGGGTCAATTCCGCCTGGTTTATTCACTTCAATGGCTTTGACCAATTTGaatctttcaaaaaacaagctCACGGGCCCAATTCCTTTCCAAGGGTCAcaagaaaaatctttaatagaGTTATCCCCTTATCCGCCGATGGAGTTTCTTGATCTTTCATATAACACCTTGGCGGGTGTGTTGTCATCCAATATAGGCAACTTCAGGAGGCTTAAGTTATTAAATCTTGGAAATGACGGGTTATCGGGTGAATTGCCAAATGAGTTGAGCAAACTAAGTCAATTGGAGGTTCTTGATTTATCTAATAATCACTTCAATGGTAAGATTCCTGAAAATCTATCTCCAGTGTTGAAGTTTCTTAACATGTCAGGCAACAGTTTATCTGGGAAAATTCCCAAAAACTTGAAGAACTTCTCAGATGCTTCTTTTTTTCCCGGGAACCCGTCTCTGAGCTCACCTGGCCGCCACCCGTCAGCTGATGGCAGTTTGCCACCACAATCTGTTATTGATGGGAAAAAACATAAGTCAAAGTCTAGCATTAAAATAGCCATTATTGTCGCATCTGTTGTAGCGGCATTAATGATAGCATTTGTGTTATTAGCGTATTATCGGGCCCAAATTGGAGATTTTCGTGTTAAAACCGCATTTGGTGGCCAACAAAGTTTGACTACTAGGGATATAAAGCATGGAATATCGAACCGCCCTACAACATCTTTAAGTTTTTCAAATGCTCATTTGCTAACATCAAATTCAAGGTCGCTTTCTGGACCGTCGGAGCTTGGTGGTGAGGCGGTGGAGCCTCCAGCAATGCCACCAGCATATGCCGCTAGTTCGATATCAGCTATACCTAATCTAATCGACACTGATCCTGCACCGTCTGGAAGGAAATCTTCTCCTGGTTCACCCATTGCTTCCTCGCCACGTTTTGTTGACACAATTGAACAAGCTGTGACACTTGATGTATATTCACCAGACCGCTTTGCTGGTcaactttttttctttgacCCGAGACCTCAACTATCTTTTACAGCTGAAGATTTGTCTCGAGCTCCAGCTGAGATTCTCGGAAGAAGTAGCCATGGAACATTGTACAAAGCCACCTTAGGTGGTGGACACATGTTAACAGTGAAGTGGTTGAGAGTTGGGCTAACCAAAGATAAGAAAGAATTTGCAAAGGAGATCAAAAAGATTGGAACAATGATTCATCCTAATGTTGTGCGACTGGTCGCGTATTATTGGGGTCCCAGAGAACAGGAAAGACTTACCTTGGCCAATTACATAGAGGGAGATAGCTTGGCGTTACATCTTTATG AGACAACCCCTAGAAGATACTCCCTTCTATCCTTCAACCAACGACTAAAAGTTGCTGTTGATGTGGCTCGAGGCCTGTCCTACCTTCATGGAAGAGGCATGCCGCACGGAAACCTTAAACCAACAAACATAATCTTGGAAGGCCCTCAATACGATGCCCAGCTTACCGATTACGGGCTGCATCGTCTGATGACACCTGCAGGCATCGCTGAGCAAATTCTCAACTTAGGAGCCCTTGGCTACCGGGCTCCTGAACTAGCATCTGTGCCCAAACCCGTTCCATCATTCAAAGCCGACGTATATGCATTTGGTGTGATCTTGATGGAACTTTTAACCAGAAGAAGTGCAGGTGACATAATTTCAGGTCAATCAGGTGCTGTTGATCTGACGGATTGGGTTAGGTTGTGTGATCAAGAGGGTCGGGGAATGGACTGTATTGACCGAGACATTGCAGGTGGTGAGCAACATTCGAAAGCCATGGATGATTTGCTTGAAGTATCACTAAGGTGTATACTCCCATTAACTGAACGACCTACAATCAGACAAATCTTGGAAGATTTATGTGCCATATCTGTTTGA